From Salarias fasciatus chromosome 8, fSalaFa1.1, whole genome shotgun sequence:
GCGTCCGGACGGGTTCGGCTGGAGTCCATCCACCTGCAGGAACAACAAACTCCAGATTTATGTTTCTCTGGCggacagtctgcagctgaactgatcctcacagctgctttatGTCCTTATGCATTTATGTCCTCTTCTCGTTTCTCTGTCACTTTAACAGCAACAAACATCGACGAAAACCAAAGTGACTCATCACATCATACATGTACATGATGATGGAGGATTTATCCATAAACGATACACTATAACGTGTGATCCATGTGTGTGGGGGGTTATTTTGCACTCTGATCCTGGGTGTGTGAACTCCAGATGTGTAGCTGTAGCTCTATAGCAGAGCGACTCTTGAATCTTCACACAGTCTGTAAACACTGATGAGTGGGTGTGGAGTGTGAAGTGGGACCTGCGCAGTGGAGCCAGCTGGCAGGTGCAGCTCCAGGGGTTGTTGGACAGGGTGAGGTTGGTGATGGTGGTGAACTCCAGGCTTTTCGGGAGAGACCTCAGCTTGTTGTTGTCCAGGTGAAGCGACTTGACGGCCGTGACGCCAGTGAACGCACCGTCTGAGAACTTGGAGAGGAACAAAAAAGTCAGCAAAGGAACACAAAATCTGTTCAGTCTTTCATGAAAACATTCTTGAGAGGACTCCCGGTTTGAACCCGGACACTCACTAATCCAGGTTTGTATTAGAGGATTAGAGGCTGATTGTTGAGCATTTATGGATGACTGACCTTCACGTCACTAAAGGCTTTGTTTCTCCTCATGGTGGTCTCAACaaactttaatatttcattttgcttgtttttctcactGGCTGAGAACTTGCCAGAGCTCTCGCAATGTCAAAAATCTGCAGTGTAAGTTGGATAAATACTCCACCAGAACAGAGGAATCAGTTTTCTCAAACTGGCAGGAAGGAGAATAAAGTTTGTTCTGGCTGAGACACTTGATGGTTTTATAAAGATGTTATTTTTCCCTTCACGTGTCAGAGCAGCCACACGCTGAACCATCAGCCTCTCAGCTCTGAGAGACGGAGCTCGGTGGCCGTCGGGTCGTCTTCGTTTGGGGTTCGTGCCTTTACAGACTCTTTGTGGTGTGTGTCCGGGTTTTGAACTGCCCCGCCGTTCACACACCAGAGAGTCGGTCCAGCCTCCGTCTGGAGGTCAGACAGATGGAAGagtctccttcctgctgctgctgtgtcaaCACCGACGCTGAGTGGCTCCTTTCTTCCCGCTCTGCTTCGTGACCGTCTGCGAGGTGCTAAAAGCTTCAGAGAGGTGCGACATGAACCCACCTGCGTCAAGTCCCGTCTCCTCCCagcggaggacgaggacggactGGGGAGACCAGGCCGGCTTCAAAGCCGGGTTTTATTTGAGTCTGGAAGGCGGCGAGGCCGTCTGGAAATTTCCACTGAGGAGCGAGGACTGGGACTCTGAAGCAGTGGAAGATGGACGATGTCCAGCACGGCCGAggtgttttcactctttctgtCGCTCCTCTGCCGGGAAAGCTCGCAAAGGGCCCGATTGTCCATTCAGCTGGGGCGACGGCGGCCAAAAATACCCCTGTTCATGCAGTGTGGAACACCCTGCTCCTGTTTACCTGCGTCCTCACCCCTCCTGACCTGTTTACAGGACCCGGGGAAAACACACCTTTCTGAAAATAACACTTGTGTAATAATTCGACTCAGACATGCTTGGCCGAGCtccagcaaacaaaaacaccctAAAATACCAGCGTTTGGCCGGAAAAGGGCTGAATGTGCGCTGCGCCCgtggcctcctgctgcttccaccTGGCTCTCGCGCAGCCTCGGCGTGAGAagtgtgttgtttcagttttcCCCTCTGGGCTCCTTCGTACATCAGATTAACCTCAGGCTGGTCCAGCAGAGATCTCGTACCGCTGAGGGGGACGTGGACGTCGGCCCCCACAGGAGagtttctttgaattttttttaaaaaaaaagtccaacttCACTATCTTATTTCCCATTCATACCCAGAACGATCTGAACCTCAGGGCTCTTGTTTAGGCCCACTTTACTTTCATTCTACAGCTCAACTGAAACTCTTCTACTTTACTGCACCGTCTTTCTGCctcatcagtgtgtttttttttctcttttagctCTTTATTGTGAGTCTTCAGACTAgttttggtggttttttttAGTCCTGTTCCAGGTTCACTCACAGAGCTGAGCCTCAGTCTTCTAGTCGTCTGAAACCGGAGCAGCCGCAGTGGAAGAATCCGTTTGACTTCGTGTCCTCTTGTGTGAAAAATGCCTGCTGGTCTGTGGCCGGTGGCGAGTTGCTGCTCATGTAAATACACTCATTCACAACCCCAAACATGAGCAAATATCCCTACAGGCATCCAAAGACTCCAGGCTGATAGAACTCCTGTTTTTCTACTTTCcctagattaaaaaaaaaaaaaaaaactctttacaGACGTTTTAAAGAAAGAAGCTAAAGatatttttacacttttcttccatttaaaaacaaacatccatgACATTTTTAAGCCAATCAAATACTGGTTGTGGAACTGAAGCCATTAAAGATCCtaaaaagaacagtttttaatCAGTATTGCTGCACATTTAAACCaaataaatttacattttatcaTGTCAGCAGATCTATTTGTCTattaaaaaacacagcaaagacCCTGACAGGacatcacttttcttttttaattattcaccTACCTTGAAACACTTTTTCGCATTTTCCAGCAGAATAACTGTAACCTGCTGATTCCCTTCATGCCACTCTTTTATTGAACGGGGTTAGGAGTTAACCTTAAGCTTGATGAGCCGCTCTGAAGTGACATTATCTAAATGTTCTTTCCTTCAAAACCCGAAGCGTGTGTGTGCCCTCTGAGCTGAGTGTGAGCTGAGGTGCAGCAGCGTCGCCCACTGACCTTCTCCAGACCCATGCTGTCCAGGTGGAGCTTCTCCACGTAGCGTCCGAAGCTCTGGAAGGCGTTGTCCGGGACGGTCCTCATGGGGTTTCCCCCCAgcgtcagctcctccaccacccgcAGCTTGCTCATGGCGGCGGCGGGGTAGCTGGACATCCTGTTGCCGTCCAGGTGCAGGACGGCCAGGTTCTCCACCTCGTCCAGGGAGCCCGGCTGCAGCGTGCTCAGCTCGTTGCCGCTCAGGTGCAGCCAGCGCAGGTCCCGGGCGCCGGCGAAGGTCCCCGGCCGCAGCTCGCGCAGCTTGTTGTTGTCGAGCTGCAGGACGAAGAGGTTGATCATGGGGGAGAAAATGCCCTTGCTGAGCTCGGCGATCTGGTTCCCGTCCAGGTGGAGGTAGGTGAGCTGGGCCAGGTCCTCGAAGGCGCCGGGCTTGATGCTGCTGATCTGGTTGTTGGACAGGTAGAGGTAGACCAGCTTCTTCAGCCCCTTGAAGGCATTGGAGCCGATCTCCCGCAGCTGGCAGTGCTGCATGTGCAGAGAGACCAGCCCCTTGCTGTCGCTGAAGGCGCCGGTGGGGATGGCGCCCAGGCTGTTCCTCTGCAGGTTCAGCAGACGGGTGGCCTCCGACACCCGCGGGATCCTCTTCAGCCCCACGCTGTCGCAGATGACGTGCTGCAGGTCCCCGTGGCAGTGGCACAGGCTGGGGCACTGACCCGGGGAGGGGGCGCCCTGCACGGCGGGGCCCAGAACCAGGAGgcaggtccccagcagcagccggctCACGCAGCGCATCCcgaccacagcagcagcagcagcagctccggctgAACAGCAGAGAAATcctgagagaggcagagagcaggggagctggaggaggaggaggaggaggaggaggaggaggaggaggaggaacacagcTCTATTTATAACGTCCAGTGGatttctgcaggaggaagtcAAATGTCAGGGAGAGTTTAAGTCTGACTGCTGGATCCTTTTCAACCGGCCACTCACTGCAAACCAGCTCCAGTTGAAGTCGTTAATATcctcaagtggaaactgcagaTTGACCAGAGAGGAGGATTCAGTCTGACGCTCAATCTGCAACCTGCTGCACAACGACAGAAATGCGCTCGAAAATTCCAGAGGGAATGttactttgtgcctgccagctgctgccgaCTCTGCCAAACTCCTAAACGACTGAAATTCTTACCAGACTTTACAGGTCACAGTTTAAATTAAGTAGAAGatattgaaatgaggttttcacatctggacaGAGGACAAAAATCCCAACGTTTTGATCTTTTAATGAAGTCTCTACATCGACCTATGGCAAGACATGATGGACTTGTTCAGGGATGAAATCGGCCCTCATCCGCTTacatggggaaaaaatgcacttttgttttggaaTTTTCTCAGAATTCTTTTGCCGGAACACCGAAAAAATTCATAGTGCACCACACCCCAATTTCTTGCACgttttgatgtgctttttgtggtgctgctccaaACGGCAGCCAAAATCCTTTTTCAGCCAGGGAgtactcttcttcttcttcttcttcttctccttctactcctaaaatcttttaaaatcaGTGTGACATTCTCTAAACATGGAAGGACTGAACGTCCTGAATGCACTGACTCGCCCACGTTCCTTCTCTCAGCTATGAccaggttctcactgatctcgcgATTCCAGACCTTCATGTTTGAGTCTTCAGGACTGAACGTCAGTtcctcacagatctgctgcctCCATGGTTTTTGCTCCGGTCCATTTGGGTTGTTTCCATTCCTCCGGTTCCCCTGTTTCTTCTCGGTTCCTCCGTTGGGCTCCTGCAGCTGCCGACTGGAGGCACAGCGTCAGAGGTCACAAGTTTAATTGAGCCGTTTGTAGTGTGTGTATTtgacgtgtgtgtctgtctgtcagatCGGGTACGGCACCACGGAGAACAGCCCCGTCACCTTCGCCGCCTCGCCGCTGGACAACATGGACAGGAAGTGCAACTCGGTCGGCTTCGTCATGGAGCACCTGGAGGTACGTCGGCTGCAACACACCAGTTTTCAGATACACTCCTTTAATATTCCACCTGTGTGTCCTCAGgacaccaaaacacaacaacgtGAGAGTGGCCAGGTCTGACGCCAAAAACAGCCTCAAAAAACCACAAATGGAAAatgatttcagaaaaaaatacaagatcACCACGAAGACAGAAATCAACTgcactgaaatttaaaaaataaaagcctcaaaATGACCAACAATAGAACAAATCCCGCGTCAAAATGAgacaaatgaccacaaaaatGCTCAATGCCGTGGAAACCTACGCAC
This genomic window contains:
- the chad gene encoding chondroadherin — encoded protein: MRCVSRLLLGTCLLVLGPAVQGAPSPGQCPSLCHCHGDLQHVICDSVGLKRIPRVSEATRLLNLQRNSLGAIPTGAFSDSKGLVSLHMQHCQLREIGSNAFKGLKKLVYLYLSNNQISSIKPGAFEDLAQLTYLHLDGNQIAELSKGIFSPMINLFVLQLDNNKLRELRPGTFAGARDLRWLHLSGNELSTLQPGSLDEVENLAVLHLDGNRMSSYPAAAMSKLRVVEELTLGGNPMRTVPDNAFQSFGRYVEKLHLDSMGLEKFSDGAFTGVTAVKSLHLDNNKLRSLPKSLEFTTITNLTLSNNPWSCTCQLAPLRRWMDSSRTRPDAMCASPPAQKGKQVRDSPAFSGCRVKAKKAKKGSRH